In the Bradyrhizobium guangzhouense genome, one interval contains:
- a CDS encoding ABC transporter substrate-binding protein — MTSPVQEAYARALREGLSALGWIEGKNIQSDFRWARPDPDKLRADAASLVDLNPEVIVSGGTQATTVLRDLTERIPIVFVHVADPVQEGLVQSLPHPGANITGFAAYEFSIAGKWLELLKEIAPRTTNVLVLAGPNPTWRTHVKTMQDAAPLLEIQLTIAHVKSAAEIEAEVDAFAKRPRGAMIALPDIMLSANHERITGLAGKYRLPDLYANVQALGNGLIRYSSDWPDLYRRAATYVDRILKGAEPGDLPVQQPVKFELIINLKTASALGLTVPPALLARADEVIE; from the coding sequence GTGACTAGTCCCGTCCAAGAAGCCTACGCACGTGCGCTTCGAGAGGGCCTCAGTGCCCTCGGCTGGATCGAAGGCAAGAATATCCAGTCTGATTTTCGCTGGGCCAGACCAGACCCTGACAAACTGAGAGCCGACGCTGCCAGTCTGGTTGATCTCAATCCTGAAGTGATTGTCAGTGGTGGTACGCAGGCGACAACTGTCTTGCGCGATCTAACTGAGAGAATTCCGATTGTTTTCGTGCACGTTGCCGACCCCGTTCAGGAGGGCCTTGTGCAAAGTCTCCCACATCCTGGAGCAAACATAACCGGCTTTGCCGCATATGAATTCTCGATCGCCGGAAAATGGCTAGAACTGCTCAAGGAAATTGCGCCGCGCACGACGAACGTTCTGGTCCTCGCCGGCCCAAACCCAACTTGGCGGACACACGTAAAAACGATGCAAGACGCGGCGCCATTGCTCGAAATACAGTTGACCATCGCGCACGTGAAAAGCGCCGCGGAAATCGAAGCAGAGGTTGACGCCTTTGCAAAAAGGCCGAGAGGCGCCATGATCGCTCTGCCGGACATCATGCTTTCGGCCAACCACGAGCGTATCACTGGCCTCGCCGGCAAGTACCGCCTACCGGACCTCTATGCAAACGTGCAGGCGCTCGGAAATGGATTGATCCGCTACAGCTCCGACTGGCCCGACCTCTACCGACGTGCAGCAACCTATGTCGATAGAATCCTAAAAGGCGCGGAGCCGGGTGATCTTCCGGTCCAACAACCCGTCAAATTTGAGCTGATCATCAATCTCAAGACGGCGAGCGCCCTGGGTCTCACGGTCCCTCCGGCTCTGCTCGCCCGCGCCGACGAGGTGATCGAGTGA
- a CDS encoding amidohydrolase family protein — MSAAFVAVVQPDAAFGQAPSARILIDHVNILDGRGGPVAKGRVLIEGQRIAQVLPENGPAPADTTIIDGQDGYLVPGFIDMHAHLMQPRCAADDSATQHFDRAVSEQQLSTLLDFGITTVRSPATPTIEGLRLRDDLNAGAVRGPRAFASAELINDAKLTDQQLRNIVRDAMPYRPDYFKVYARLSPQAVGTVIDEAHRHGIPVIGHLGRTSWLEAAQLGIDHLAHTVDWSPKTLTPENRKRYLELAQGYNAGSFLARIDWLELLDLSSVEVKSMVAEVAKRGISVDLTLIAYDTKFAAPHGGRYANNRFAKIVPALYHDWTQCRNITSTDDWSEQDYRRWNAAYPKLQTLVLMMRDAGVLLTTGTDLTNPWIIPGESLHQEFELLVAAGLSPSVVLKMTGENASRALRSNDVGLIQPGRFADLVLLTNNPLDNIANTRAIRWVMRGGQLVSRGPQR, encoded by the coding sequence ATGTCGGCCGCATTTGTAGCGGTCGTGCAGCCGGATGCAGCGTTTGGACAAGCACCGTCGGCGCGTATTCTTATTGATCACGTCAATATTCTGGACGGCCGCGGCGGTCCGGTCGCAAAGGGCCGCGTCTTAATCGAGGGTCAACGGATCGCTCAAGTTCTGCCGGAGAATGGGCCAGCCCCGGCGGATACGACCATCATAGATGGCCAAGATGGCTACCTCGTACCTGGATTTATCGACATGCATGCGCACCTTATGCAGCCGAGGTGCGCTGCCGACGACTCGGCAACACAACATTTCGACCGAGCCGTTTCTGAGCAGCAGTTGTCCACACTCCTCGACTTCGGGATAACGACGGTGCGCAGCCCGGCAACCCCGACAATTGAAGGGCTGCGGCTGCGTGACGACCTCAACGCCGGCGCAGTCCGCGGCCCGCGGGCGTTCGCATCGGCCGAGCTGATCAATGACGCGAAGCTGACCGATCAACAGCTGCGGAACATCGTACGCGATGCGATGCCATACCGACCCGACTATTTCAAAGTCTACGCTCGCCTATCGCCTCAAGCGGTTGGAACCGTCATCGACGAGGCGCACCGCCATGGAATTCCCGTGATTGGCCATTTGGGCCGCACCTCGTGGCTCGAAGCGGCTCAACTCGGTATCGACCATCTGGCGCATACCGTCGACTGGTCCCCCAAAACACTGACTCCGGAAAACCGGAAGCGCTACTTGGAGCTAGCCCAAGGCTACAACGCAGGTTCTTTTCTCGCGCGGATCGATTGGCTCGAATTGCTAGATCTTTCGTCAGTCGAGGTGAAAAGCATGGTCGCCGAGGTTGCCAAAAGAGGCATCTCGGTTGATCTCACATTGATCGCCTACGACACGAAATTCGCCGCGCCTCATGGCGGTCGCTACGCTAATAATCGCTTCGCAAAGATCGTGCCCGCGCTCTACCACGACTGGACCCAATGCAGGAATATCACCTCGACCGACGACTGGTCTGAGCAAGATTACCGCCGCTGGAACGCAGCCTACCCCAAGTTACAGACTCTCGTGCTCATGATGCGAGATGCGGGCGTGTTGCTGACGACCGGGACCGATTTGACCAACCCCTGGATTATTCCAGGCGAGAGCCTTCATCAGGAGTTTGAGTTGCTGGTGGCAGCAGGTCTGTCGCCATCCGTGGTGTTGAAGATGACGGGCGAAAACGCCTCGAGGGCGTTGCGCTCAAACGATGTCGGCCTAATCCAGCCAGGAAGATTCGCTGATCTCGTCCTGCTCACGAACAATCCTTTGGACAACATCGCCAATACCCGGGCGATCCGATGGGTTATGAGGGGTGGGCAATTGGTTTCCCGGGGCCCACAGAGGTGA
- a CDS encoding dihydrodipicolinate synthase family protein, whose protein sequence is MTEAIRGFWVASATPLATDGSVDSVKLAAHAKQLFGKDVDGVVLFGTTGEGTSFNVTERIATLEAVLKAGVPAERIGIGGGFPAISDSIALTRAALGLGLRHVLILPPYFDRSVTAAGIEDAFAAIIDRVADDRLRAYLYHIPQISGVAIPTSVAASLRKRYDKMVAGLKDSSGDFKQFQAFRAAAPELAITVGNETDIARAIAGGGAGTICGMANIAPELVKAMIDGKDVEARMQAAVDIVVKSPSFLTTLKAILAAQTGDSGWLRVRPPLRALSDGAALKAKLDELTSPAIA, encoded by the coding sequence ATGACGGAGGCAATTCGTGGGTTCTGGGTGGCGTCGGCGACGCCGCTGGCGACGGACGGCAGTGTGGATTCCGTCAAGCTCGCCGCTCATGCCAAGCAGCTGTTCGGCAAGGACGTGGACGGCGTCGTGCTGTTCGGCACCACCGGCGAAGGCACCTCCTTCAATGTCACCGAACGCATCGCGACCCTCGAGGCCGTGCTCAAGGCGGGCGTGCCGGCGGAGCGCATCGGCATCGGCGGCGGCTTCCCCGCCATCAGCGACAGCATCGCGCTGACGCGCGCCGCGCTCGGCCTTGGCCTGCGCCACGTTCTGATCCTGCCGCCCTACTTCGATCGCAGCGTCACGGCCGCCGGCATCGAGGATGCGTTCGCGGCGATCATCGACCGTGTCGCCGACGATCGCCTGCGCGCCTATCTCTATCACATCCCGCAGATCTCGGGCGTGGCGATCCCGACGAGCGTCGCCGCGAGCTTGCGCAAGCGCTACGACAAAATGGTTGCGGGCCTGAAGGACTCCAGCGGCGACTTCAAGCAATTCCAGGCATTCCGTGCGGCGGCACCCGAGCTTGCCATCACCGTCGGCAACGAAACCGACATCGCACGCGCGATCGCCGGCGGCGGCGCCGGCACCATTTGCGGCATGGCCAATATCGCGCCGGAGCTGGTCAAGGCGATGATCGACGGCAAGGACGTCGAGGCGCGCATGCAGGCCGCGGTCGATATCGTGGTGAAGTCGCCGTCTTTCCTGACGACGCTGAAGGCCATCCTTGCCGCGCAGACCGGCGATTCCGGCTGGCTCCGCGTGCGTCCGCCGCTTCGCGCATTGTCCGATGGCGCCGCGCTCAAGGCGAAGCTCGACGAGCTGACCAGCCCTGCGATCGCCTAA
- a CDS encoding DUF718 domain-containing protein — translation MQVYNVVKFRVKQGEEAAFLDAHRNGKAKWPGLEHGVIIKTGEQSFCLIGTWASQDAMVAARSAMIKTLDSFRSVLEDQGQGRGVTDAVSGAVVLDL, via the coding sequence ATGCAGGTTTACAATGTGGTGAAGTTCAGGGTGAAGCAGGGTGAGGAAGCCGCCTTCCTCGATGCGCACCGGAACGGCAAGGCGAAATGGCCGGGCCTCGAACATGGCGTCATCATCAAGACCGGCGAGCAGAGCTTCTGCCTGATCGGCACCTGGGCTAGCCAGGACGCGATGGTCGCGGCACGGTCCGCGATGATCAAGACGCTCGACAGTTTCAGGTCGGTGCTCGAGGACCAGGGCCAAGGGCGCGGCGTCACGGACGCCGTGTCGGGGGCGGTGGTGCTCGATCTCTAG
- a CDS encoding GntR family transcriptional regulator has protein sequence MRSLKLDAPKSLSQRVMLRLRQAIIDGEFALGAAISEEMVANSFGVSRTPVREAMGQLQAQGLVVIRPQVGSFVFTPSAEDITALCTFRIALEPKAAELAFRHDRDGAIATLSEAIAAMEPAVEARDNIAYGRADAAFHEGLFAHCGNRYLAESYQLVSGRVAALRTNLTSPIDVRTRSSFDEHRKLLDLFARGEFAAFEAAMTTHITNSGVVYAKALRVETPAAN, from the coding sequence ATGCGCTCGCTGAAGCTCGATGCGCCGAAATCGCTGTCGCAGCGGGTGATGCTGCGGCTGCGGCAGGCCATCATCGACGGCGAGTTCGCGCTCGGTGCCGCGATCTCGGAGGAGATGGTGGCGAACTCCTTCGGCGTCAGCCGCACGCCGGTGCGGGAAGCGATGGGTCAGCTGCAGGCGCAGGGGCTGGTGGTGATCCGGCCGCAGGTCGGCAGTTTCGTGTTCACACCGAGCGCCGAGGACATTACCGCGCTCTGCACCTTCCGCATCGCGCTCGAGCCCAAGGCCGCCGAGCTCGCCTTTCGTCACGATCGCGACGGGGCCATCGCGACGCTGAGCGAGGCGATCGCGGCGATGGAGCCGGCGGTCGAAGCGCGCGACAACATTGCCTATGGCCGCGCCGATGCTGCTTTTCACGAAGGCCTGTTCGCCCATTGCGGCAATCGCTATCTCGCCGAATCCTACCAGCTGGTCTCGGGCCGCGTGGCGGCGCTGCGCACCAACCTGACCTCTCCGATCGACGTGCGCACCCGCTCGTCATTCGACGAGCATCGCAAGCTGCTCGATCTGTTCGCGCGCGGCGAGTTTGCGGCGTTCGAAGCGGCGATGACCACGCATATCACCAATTCCGGCGTGGTCTACGCCAAAGCCTTGAGGGTGGAGACGCCGGCGGCGAATTGA
- a CDS encoding ABC transporter substrate-binding protein produces the protein MRRRDFLRAVGAIAGLGTMAISKAEAQVHRIGVLALDAPGPAPLLLEETLKRRGWTLGQNLKIEYRMYNGDTDLAHRYARELIALRPDVLYAITNTSMAALQLEGSTIPTVFAMVSDPVGRHYVDSFPRPGRNVTGFTPFVPSLGGKWVSILKEVAPDIQQVGLIYNPEPGNNAAAFRKSIDEAANVAGIVSVEAPSGDSSSIERLIVSLKEKPNSGLIFLPDAFTWIQRGHLTALIGQCGLPAIYPLRDFVEAGGLISYGIDMKTIYVGAATYIDQILRGANPAELPVQVPTEFELIVNQQAAKHLGLRLPPTLLARADDVIE, from the coding sequence ATGAGGCGACGCGATTTCCTGAGAGCCGTTGGCGCCATTGCCGGTTTAGGCACGATGGCAATATCCAAAGCTGAAGCCCAAGTTCATCGAATCGGTGTGCTCGCTTTGGACGCGCCCGGGCCCGCACCGCTGCTTCTGGAAGAAACGCTCAAACGGCGGGGCTGGACGCTCGGCCAAAATCTCAAGATCGAATACCGGATGTACAACGGGGATACCGATCTGGCGCATCGCTATGCCCGCGAGCTGATCGCTCTAAGGCCAGATGTGCTGTATGCCATAACCAACACCTCGATGGCGGCACTTCAACTGGAAGGCTCGACGATTCCGACCGTCTTTGCAATGGTCAGCGATCCGGTCGGCAGACACTACGTCGACAGCTTTCCCAGACCGGGCCGCAACGTGACCGGCTTTACGCCATTCGTGCCGTCGCTCGGGGGCAAATGGGTTTCCATTCTGAAGGAGGTTGCACCAGACATCCAACAGGTGGGTCTCATATACAATCCCGAACCTGGAAATAATGCTGCTGCATTTCGCAAATCGATCGATGAGGCTGCGAATGTCGCTGGGATCGTGTCGGTGGAGGCACCCAGCGGTGACAGTTCCAGCATCGAGCGGTTGATTGTCTCTCTGAAGGAGAAGCCCAATAGTGGGCTGATTTTCCTGCCGGACGCCTTTACCTGGATTCAAAGAGGTCATCTAACGGCGCTGATCGGACAGTGCGGTCTTCCGGCGATATATCCGCTTCGTGACTTCGTTGAAGCGGGCGGCCTGATATCCTACGGCATCGACATGAAGACGATATATGTCGGCGCTGCCACATACATCGACCAGATCTTGCGAGGCGCCAATCCAGCCGAGCTGCCGGTTCAAGTGCCAACCGAATTTGAGCTGATCGTCAACCAACAAGCAGCAAAGCACCTCGGTCTGCGACTGCCGCCGACTCTGCTCGCCCGCGCTGACGACGTGATCGAATAG
- a CDS encoding serine hydrolase domain-containing protein, with product MTSPPKSIAGAGKAFSRRSVLTGLAATCVGATAKWSWAAEIGGDPSFFADGPDAELYGAAENYPIKDRWRIYQPGNPAPKYRVGAFSHYDEIFPTRHVNRAATAWPFKRTPADIDYQYKGNRASLADYLARNPVTGLLIAKDDEILVERYQYGRTDRDRLISQSMAKSITGMLIGIATAEGAIKSIDDAVETYVPGLKGTEYGATPIRALLHMSSGVKFGEENDEAKGSGDDLDRLWGDMVRKHWFSQKGTVASIAQFNQRIAPPGTRFHYASIETDVLGLVLRYATGQSMCGYLQEKVWQPIGTEADAKWLVDAEGGEVAHGFFNAVLRDYARLARLLAHDGAWESKQIIPAQWMIDATTVRAAETYLAKAEGGFGYGYQVYLFPGSRRQFALLGYLGQRILVDPPSKLVMVQTAVDEKSPEIWRLWSAVVAQFG from the coding sequence ATGACAAGTCCTCCAAAGTCCATTGCCGGCGCCGGGAAAGCATTCTCGCGACGCTCTGTCCTGACCGGACTTGCGGCAACTTGCGTTGGGGCAACGGCGAAATGGAGCTGGGCTGCCGAAATCGGTGGTGATCCGTCCTTTTTCGCTGATGGCCCGGACGCCGAACTTTACGGAGCGGCAGAGAACTACCCAATCAAGGACCGGTGGCGGATCTACCAGCCCGGCAATCCGGCGCCAAAATACCGCGTCGGCGCATTCAGTCATTACGATGAGATATTCCCGACGCGTCACGTCAATCGCGCGGCCACGGCCTGGCCGTTCAAGCGAACGCCTGCGGATATTGACTACCAGTACAAGGGAAACCGCGCTTCGCTTGCGGATTACCTGGCGCGCAATCCGGTGACGGGCCTGTTGATCGCCAAGGACGACGAGATTCTGGTCGAGCGCTATCAGTACGGCCGCACCGATCGAGACCGGCTGATATCGCAATCGATGGCAAAATCGATCACCGGCATGCTGATAGGGATCGCGACCGCGGAAGGCGCGATCAAGTCGATCGATGATGCTGTGGAGACCTATGTTCCGGGCTTGAAAGGCACGGAGTACGGTGCAACGCCGATCCGTGCGCTGTTGCACATGTCGTCTGGCGTGAAGTTCGGTGAAGAGAACGACGAGGCGAAAGGCAGCGGAGACGACCTCGATCGCCTGTGGGGCGACATGGTGCGCAAGCACTGGTTTTCCCAAAAAGGCACCGTTGCCAGCATCGCGCAATTCAATCAACGGATCGCACCGCCGGGGACGCGATTCCATTACGCCAGTATCGAGACGGATGTGCTTGGTCTCGTGCTGCGTTACGCGACCGGTCAATCAATGTGCGGCTATCTCCAGGAAAAAGTCTGGCAGCCGATCGGCACGGAAGCGGATGCCAAATGGCTGGTTGATGCGGAAGGCGGTGAGGTAGCCCACGGGTTCTTCAATGCGGTACTGCGCGACTACGCCCGACTCGCCCGTCTGCTGGCCCACGACGGAGCGTGGGAGAGCAAACAGATCATACCTGCACAGTGGATGATTGATGCGACCACAGTGCGCGCCGCCGAGACGTATCTGGCAAAGGCCGAGGGAGGGTTCGGCTACGGCTATCAGGTCTACCTGTTTCCCGGTAGCAGACGGCAATTCGCACTCTTGGGTTACCTCGGGCAGCGCATCCTCGTTGATCCGCCCTCCAAGCTGGTCATGGTGCAGACCGCCGTCGATGAAAAGTCCCCCGAAATCTGGCGTCTGTGGTCGGCCGTGGTCGCGCAGTTCGGGTGA
- a CDS encoding YgiQ family radical SAM protein, producing the protein MDTQIITADKPLMAQARPRKPAPFLPMSRAEMDVLGWDECDIVLVTGDAYVDHPSFGMAIIGRLLEAQGFRVGIIAQPDWHSAEPFKALGKPKVFFGVTGGNMDSMVNRYTADRRIRSDDAYTAGGEGGKRPDRCTIVYAQRCREAFKDVPVVLGGIEASLRRIAHYDYWSDKVRRSVLADAKADLLLYGNAERAVVEVAHRLAAGQAPRELDDIRGVALFRRVPEDYAELHADDLDSADEGATRQKGATVIRLPALEQVEQDKEAYARASRVLHRESNPGNARPLVQRHGDRDLWLNPPPIPLTSEEMDAVYDLPYARAPHPSYGEAKIPAWDMIKFSVTIMRGCFGGCTFCSITEHEGRIIQNRSEGSILREIEKIRDKTPGFTGVISDIGGPTANMYRMACKDPKVEAACRRPSCVFPEICPNLNTSHDDLIRLYRKVRETKGIKKVMVASGVRYDLAVESPEYIRELVTHHVGGYLKIAPEHTERGPLDKMMKPGIGAYDKFKRMFDEAAERAGKKYYLIPYFIAAHPGTTDEDMMNLALWLKKNRYRADQVQTFLPSPMATATAMYHTGVNPLRGVRHGGSDKVEAIKGLRQRRLHKAFLRYHDPDNWPVLREALIEMGRRDLIGSQPHQLVPAHQPPGTGKAAGTRRPVRPGGKTQKFTTKGIRLMK; encoded by the coding sequence ATGGACACCCAGATCATCACCGCCGACAAGCCCCTGATGGCACAGGCACGCCCGCGCAAGCCGGCGCCGTTCCTCCCCATGAGCCGCGCCGAGATGGACGTCCTCGGCTGGGATGAATGCGACATCGTGCTGGTGACCGGGGACGCCTATGTCGACCATCCGAGCTTCGGCATGGCGATCATCGGCCGGCTGCTGGAAGCACAGGGTTTCCGCGTCGGCATCATTGCCCAGCCCGACTGGCACTCGGCCGAGCCGTTCAAGGCGTTGGGCAAGCCAAAGGTGTTCTTCGGCGTCACCGGCGGCAACATGGATTCCATGGTGAACCGCTACACCGCGGACCGCCGCATCCGCAGCGACGACGCCTACACGGCCGGCGGCGAAGGCGGCAAGCGGCCGGACCGCTGCACCATCGTGTACGCCCAGCGCTGCCGCGAGGCGTTCAAGGATGTGCCTGTCGTGCTCGGCGGCATCGAGGCCTCGCTGCGCCGGATCGCGCATTACGATTACTGGTCGGACAAGGTGCGCCGCTCGGTGCTGGCCGACGCCAAGGCCGACCTCCTGCTCTACGGCAATGCCGAGCGCGCCGTCGTCGAGGTCGCGCACCGTCTCGCTGCCGGGCAAGCGCCGCGCGAGCTCGACGACATCAGGGGCGTCGCGCTGTTCCGCCGCGTGCCCGAAGACTATGCCGAGCTGCACGCCGACGATCTCGATTCCGCCGACGAAGGCGCCACGCGCCAGAAGGGCGCGACCGTGATCCGCCTGCCGGCGCTGGAGCAGGTCGAGCAGGACAAGGAAGCCTACGCCCGCGCCTCGCGCGTGCTGCATCGGGAAAGCAATCCCGGCAATGCGCGGCCGCTGGTGCAGCGTCACGGCGACCGCGACCTCTGGCTCAACCCGCCGCCGATCCCGCTGACCTCTGAGGAGATGGACGCGGTCTACGATCTGCCTTACGCGCGCGCGCCGCATCCGTCCTATGGCGAGGCCAAGATCCCCGCGTGGGACATGATCAAGTTCTCGGTGACGATCATGCGCGGCTGCTTTGGCGGCTGCACCTTCTGCTCGATCACCGAGCACGAGGGCCGCATCATCCAGAACCGCTCGGAGGGCTCGATCCTGCGCGAGATCGAGAAGATCCGCGACAAGACGCCGGGCTTCACCGGCGTGATCTCCGACATCGGCGGCCCCACCGCCAACATGTACCGGATGGCCTGCAAGGACCCGAAGGTCGAGGCCGCATGCCGCCGGCCGTCCTGCGTCTTCCCCGAGATCTGCCCGAACCTCAACACCTCGCATGACGATCTCATCCGCCTCTATCGCAAGGTGCGCGAGACCAAGGGCATCAAGAAGGTGATGGTCGCCTCGGGCGTGCGCTACGACCTCGCGGTCGAGAGCCCCGAATACATCAGGGAGCTCGTCACCCATCACGTCGGCGGCTACCTCAAGATCGCGCCTGAACATACCGAGCGCGGCCCGCTCGACAAGATGATGAAGCCGGGCATCGGCGCCTACGACAAGTTCAAGCGGATGTTCGACGAAGCGGCCGAGCGCGCCGGCAAGAAATATTACCTGATCCCCTATTTCATCGCGGCGCATCCGGGCACGACCGACGAGGACATGATGAACCTCGCGCTGTGGCTGAAGAAGAACCGCTATCGCGCGGATCAAGTGCAGACCTTTCTGCCCTCGCCGATGGCGACCGCCACCGCGATGTACCACACCGGCGTCAACCCTTTGCGCGGCGTGCGCCACGGCGGCAGCGACAAGGTCGAGGCGATCAAGGGCCTGCGCCAGCGCCGCCTGCACAAGGCGTTCCTGCGCTATCACGACCCCGACAATTGGCCGGTGCTGCGCGAGGCCCTGATCGAGATGGGCCGCCGCGACCTGATCGGCTCGCAGCCCCACCAGCTCGTCCCCGCGCACCAGCCGCCCGGCACCGGCAAGGCCGCCGGCACCCGGCGCCCCGTTCGACCAGGCGGCAAGACGCAGAAGTTCACGACCAAGGGCATACGGCTGATGAAGTAG
- a CDS encoding FAD-binding oxidoreductase, giving the protein MNMVTPVGFPEPWLAALRDKLGAAAVLTGNDVPARNCNDWSASLPQTPLAVIRPLDAQGVADAIATCRQARLPFVPQGGLTGLCRGAAPDAGWVAISLERMSGIEEIDRASMTMTVKSGTPLETIQKAADEAGLFFPLDLGSRGSCAIGGNLSTNAGGNRVIRYGMTRELVLGLEVVLPDGTIITSLNKLMKNNAGYDLKHLFIGSEGTLGIITRVVLKLFPKPRSTMAALCALKDYAAVVALLDGARSGLGPLLSAFEVMWPDYWDVITSRAGVKAPVAAGQGLYVLVEAQGTDESVDAPRFQAWLEELMERGLLVDAAVAQSLAQTQAFWRVRDICAEFGQVLGPHISYDIGLAVARMDEFATRCKAALADGIKGCESVYYGHIGDGNLHLVSWVTGLPVEQQPKEEMDTIIYSLVRDMGGSVSAEHGIGTLKKKWLGHARSEAEIALMRTLKAALDPDHLLNPGKVI; this is encoded by the coding sequence ATGAATATGGTGACCCCTGTCGGTTTTCCCGAGCCATGGCTCGCCGCCTTGCGCGACAAGCTCGGCGCGGCCGCCGTGCTGACCGGCAACGACGTGCCAGCACGCAATTGCAACGACTGGAGCGCGAGCCTGCCGCAAACGCCGCTCGCGGTGATCCGTCCGCTCGATGCGCAGGGCGTTGCCGATGCGATTGCGACCTGCCGGCAGGCGCGCCTGCCTTTCGTGCCGCAGGGCGGATTGACCGGGCTCTGCCGCGGCGCCGCGCCCGACGCGGGCTGGGTCGCGATCTCGCTGGAGCGCATGAGTGGTATCGAGGAGATCGATCGCGCCTCGATGACGATGACGGTCAAATCAGGCACGCCGCTCGAGACGATTCAGAAGGCTGCCGACGAGGCCGGCTTGTTCTTTCCGCTCGATCTCGGCTCGCGCGGGTCCTGCGCCATCGGCGGCAATCTCTCGACCAACGCCGGCGGCAACCGCGTGATCCGCTACGGCATGACGCGCGAGCTGGTGCTCGGCCTCGAAGTTGTGCTGCCCGACGGCACCATCATCACCAGCCTCAACAAGCTGATGAAGAACAACGCCGGCTACGATCTGAAGCATCTCTTCATCGGCTCGGAAGGCACGCTCGGCATCATCACCCGCGTGGTGCTGAAACTGTTTCCGAAGCCGCGCTCGACCATGGCCGCGCTTTGCGCGCTCAAGGACTATGCCGCTGTCGTCGCGCTGCTCGATGGCGCCCGCAGCGGCCTCGGCCCGTTGCTGTCGGCGTTCGAGGTGATGTGGCCGGACTATTGGGACGTGATCACGAGCCGCGCCGGCGTCAAGGCGCCGGTCGCTGCCGGCCAGGGGCTCTATGTGCTGGTCGAAGCGCAGGGCACCGACGAGAGCGTCGATGCGCCGCGCTTCCAGGCCTGGCTCGAAGAGTTGATGGAGCGCGGTCTGCTGGTCGATGCGGCGGTCGCGCAATCGCTGGCGCAGACGCAGGCGTTCTGGCGCGTGCGCGACATCTGCGCCGAATTCGGCCAGGTGCTGGGCCCACATATCTCCTACGATATCGGCCTTGCCGTGGCGCGGATGGACGAATTCGCCACGCGCTGCAAGGCGGCGCTCGCTGACGGCATCAAGGGCTGCGAGAGCGTCTATTACGGCCATATCGGCGATGGCAATCTGCACCTCGTCTCCTGGGTCACGGGCCTTCCCGTCGAGCAGCAGCCCAAGGAGGAGATGGACACGATCATCTATAGCCTCGTGCGCGACATGGGCGGCAGCGTCTCGGCCGAGCACGGCATCGGCACGCTGAAGAAGAAGTGGCTGGGACATGCCCGGAGCGAAGCGGAGATCGCCTTGATGCGGACGCTGAAGGCCGCACTCGACCCCGATCATCTGCTCAACCCCGGCAAGGTCATCTGA